The Desmonostoc muscorum LEGE 12446 genome includes a region encoding these proteins:
- a CDS encoding ABC transporter permease subunit, with the protein MLAGFLEAIFNGISIGAVLLIAALGLAIIFGLMGVINMAHGELMMFGAYTTFVVQNSCKQLGGVWFESYIFLALIIAFIFTAIVGLILEKGVIRYLYGRPLETLLATWGVSLIFQQFVRSVNWVLIIGLAIFSLLFFGGLWILNSRTNLERVRSWAVAVLLLLSLGITIITGNLLSQTYQLAVTQPWFGAQNVDVTAPTWLQAGMSLGGVQLPFARLFIIALTIICVAGIYLFLQRSSWGLRIRSVTQNRSMSACLGIPTQKVDAVTFALGSGLAGVAGCAISLLGSVGPNTGQNYIIDTFMVVVVGGVGNLAGTIVAALGIGTANFLIGSGTLALLLSPVKPLADFFTFFATTSMAKVMVFALIIVFLQWKPGGIFPQKGRTVDV; encoded by the coding sequence CACATGGCGAATTAATGATGTTTGGTGCTTATACAACATTTGTTGTGCAGAATAGCTGCAAACAATTGGGTGGTGTGTGGTTTGAGTCTTATATATTTTTGGCTTTGATTATTGCTTTTATTTTCACAGCCATTGTGGGATTAATTTTAGAAAAAGGTGTAATTCGTTATCTGTATGGACGCCCCCTCGAAACTCTCTTGGCAACTTGGGGAGTGAGTTTAATTTTTCAGCAGTTTGTTCGCAGTGTAAATTGGGTTTTAATAATTGGGTTAGCTATATTTTCTTTGTTGTTTTTTGGCGGGTTATGGATTTTAAATTCCCGCACGAATTTAGAAAGAGTTCGTAGTTGGGCTGTGGCGGTGTTGTTATTACTATCGCTGGGAATCACAATCATAACAGGCAATTTATTGAGCCAAACTTATCAGTTGGCGGTGACTCAGCCTTGGTTTGGCGCTCAAAATGTGGATGTCACCGCACCTACTTGGTTACAAGCGGGGATGTCTTTAGGTGGGGTGCAATTACCCTTTGCGAGGTTATTTATTATTGCTTTAACAATAATTTGTGTAGCAGGAATTTATCTATTTTTACAACGTTCTAGTTGGGGTTTAAGAATTCGCTCGGTGACGCAAAATCGGAGTATGAGCGCTTGTTTGGGTATCCCGACTCAAAAAGTTGATGCGGTTACTTTTGCACTGGGTTCGGGTTTAGCTGGTGTGGCTGGATGTGCAATTAGTTTACTCGGTTCTGTGGGGCCAAATACGGGACAAAACTATATTATCGATACTTTTATGGTTGTTGTGGTTGGAGGTGTGGGGAATTTAGCTGGTACTATTGTGGCAGCTTTGGGTATTGGGACGGCTAATTTTTTAATCGGTTCTGGGACTTTGGCTTTGTTGTTGAGTCCTGTTAAACCTTTGGCAGATTTCTTTACTTTTTTTGCGACGACGAGTATGGCGAAGGTGATGGTATTTGCGCTGATTATTGTGTTTTTACAGTGGAAGCCTGGGGGAATTTTTCCGCAGAAGGGACGTACTGTTGATGTTTAA
- the urtC gene encoding urea ABC transporter permease subunit UrtC, which translates to MRKRGGLLIEVGVVVAIALSLIIIMPVVLSQFRLNLLGRFLSLAIAALGIDLIWGYTGLLSLGHGIFFGLGGYAIAIYLKLQVPSGELPDFMGLYGVTELPGFWQPFYSFPLTMAAVVLIPGLLAGLLGYLVFRNRLKGVYFSILTQAGTIVFFNFFNGQQKLFNGTNGLIDFTTLFGATVSDTKTQFVFYTLTVVFLAATYGICRWLTSGRFGRLLIAIRDDESRVRFSGYDPTDFKVLVFGVSGAIAGIAGAFYTIQSGSVSPRAMDIAFSIEMVIWVAVGGRATLIGAVVGTLLVNYARTFLSEQFAEIWLFFQGALFLIVVTVLPDGIVGWLRSQNISLFKRRQEIITYPALEEDPEVEHERQNIGN; encoded by the coding sequence ATGAGGAAGAGGGGAGGATTGTTGATTGAGGTAGGGGTGGTGGTGGCGATCGCACTTTCCCTGATTATTATTATGCCAGTGGTGCTGTCGCAGTTTCGTTTGAATTTGTTGGGCAGGTTTTTGTCCCTGGCGATCGCCGCTTTGGGTATTGATTTGATTTGGGGGTATACTGGTTTATTGAGTTTGGGTCATGGTATTTTCTTCGGTTTGGGTGGATATGCGATCGCTATATACCTGAAGCTGCAAGTTCCAAGTGGTGAGTTACCTGATTTCATGGGGCTTTATGGAGTTACGGAACTTCCAGGTTTTTGGCAACCTTTTTATTCTTTTCCTTTGACAATGGCTGCTGTGGTACTAATTCCAGGGTTATTGGCAGGATTATTGGGATATTTAGTATTTAGAAATCGCCTCAAGGGTGTTTATTTTTCGATTTTGACTCAAGCGGGGACGATTGTATTTTTCAACTTTTTTAACGGTCAACAAAAGTTATTTAACGGTACAAATGGGCTGATAGATTTTACAACTTTGTTTGGGGCAACGGTCAGCGATACCAAAACGCAATTTGTGTTTTACACGTTGACGGTGGTGTTTCTCGCCGCTACCTACGGAATTTGTCGCTGGTTGACAAGTGGACGCTTTGGGAGATTGTTAATAGCGATTCGGGATGATGAAAGTCGGGTAAGATTTTCTGGATATGATCCTACAGATTTTAAGGTGTTGGTGTTTGGAGTTTCGGGAGCGATCGCAGGCATAGCAGGAGCATTTTACACCATTCAAAGTGGTTCTGTTTCACCCAGAGCGATGGATATTGCCTTTTCCATTGAAATGGTAATTTGGGTAGCTGTAGGAGGACGCGCTACTTTAATTGGCGCAGTTGTGGGAACTTTATTAGTCAATTATGCCCGGACTTTTTTAAGCGAACAATTTGCTGAAATCTGGCTATTTTTCCAAGGCGCACTATTTTTGATAGTCGTCACAGTGCTTCCTGACGGCATAGTAGGATGGTTGCGTAGTCAGAATATTTCCCTTTTCAAACGCCGTCAAGAAATTATTACATATCCTGCTTTAGAAGAAGACCCCGAAGTGGAACATGAACGCCAAAATATTGGAAACTGA
- the urtD gene encoding urea ABC transporter ATP-binding protein UrtD yields the protein MNAKILETENVTVSFDGFKALNQLNFSMDVGELRVVIGPNGAGKTTFLDVITGKVKPTIGQVLFKGKNLRSFSEHQIARLGIGRKFQTPRVYLNLTPRENLEITSNRNKNVFSTLFGSSGATEKNNIKGLLETIGLTPKADIPSALLSHGEKQRLEIGMLVAQSPDLLLVDEPVAGLTDEETYNIGELLLALAQSHSILVIEHDMEFVRQIARKVTVLHEGSVLCEGNFEEVQNDSRVIEVYLGKQEE from the coding sequence ATGAACGCCAAAATATTGGAAACTGAAAATGTAACTGTGAGCTTTGATGGTTTTAAAGCTTTAAATCAACTAAATTTTAGCATGGATGTGGGTGAGTTACGAGTAGTAATTGGGCCAAATGGTGCGGGAAAGACAACATTTTTAGATGTAATTACCGGGAAAGTAAAACCAACTATTGGGCAAGTTCTATTCAAAGGTAAAAACCTGCGTTCTTTTTCTGAACATCAAATTGCGCGGTTGGGAATTGGGCGCAAATTCCAAACACCAAGAGTTTACCTGAATTTGACACCCCGTGAAAATTTAGAAATTACCAGCAACCGCAATAAAAATGTATTTTCTACTTTGTTTGGCAGTTCTGGTGCAACTGAAAAGAATAATATTAAAGGTTTGTTAGAAACCATCGGTTTAACTCCCAAAGCAGACATTCCCTCAGCTTTACTTTCTCATGGAGAAAAGCAACGTTTAGAAATTGGGATGTTAGTAGCACAGTCGCCTGATTTATTACTCGTTGATGAACCGGTTGCCGGTTTAACAGATGAGGAAACCTACAATATTGGCGAATTACTTTTAGCTTTAGCCCAGAGTCATTCAATATTAGTCATTGAACACGATATGGAATTCGTGCGTCAAATTGCCAGGAAAGTCACAGTACTGCATGAAGGTTCGGTGCTATGCGAAGGGAATTTTGAGGAAGTGCAAAATGACTCCCGCGTGATTGAAGTATATTTAGGAAAACAGGAAGAATGA
- a CDS encoding DUF433 domain-containing protein: MTLAIMAEPAPLRSNKDGVVLVGSTRVTLDTVAAIFKQGATAEEIVYRYPSLNLADVYATIAFYLNHQAEVEAYLQQRQQQSQEIRAMNQARFDPQGLRDRLLARKTAPEAC, encoded by the coding sequence ATGACACTAGCGATTATGGCTGAACCTGCTCCTCTGAGATCTAATAAAGATGGTGTAGTTCTCGTGGGAAGCACTCGTGTAACATTGGATACTGTGGCTGCTATTTTTAAGCAAGGCGCGACAGCAGAGGAAATTGTTTATCGCTATCCATCGCTGAATCTGGCCGATGTTTACGCCACAATCGCCTTCTACCTCAATCACCAGGCAGAAGTAGAAGCTTACTTGCAACAGCGACAGCAACAATCACAAGAGATTCGGGCAATGAATCAAGCGAGATTTGATCCACAAGGCTTGCGCGATCGGCTGCTTGCGCGCAAAACAGCGCCAGAAGCATGTTAA
- a CDS encoding DUF5615 family PIN-like protein, translated as MLKLPADQNFDNTVVRGIFRRNSEIDIVRVQDVRLSGKDDPTIQEWAAQEERILLTHDVSTITRYAYDRVRQGQKMPGVIEVSPDAPVGRVIEDILVLVECSQEGELEGQVQYLPW; from the coding sequence ATGTTAAAATTACCAGCTGATCAAAACTTTGATAATACGGTTGTTAGAGGAATATTCCGCCGTAACTCAGAAATCGACATCGTTCGTGTGCAAGATGTTCGATTGTCAGGCAAGGACGATCCAACTATCCAGGAATGGGCAGCCCAAGAAGAGCGCATCCTGCTTACCCATGATGTTTCTACAATCACTCGCTATGCATATGATCGAGTTAGGCAAGGGCAGAAAATGCCGGGAGTTATCGAAGTCAGCCCAGATGCACCAGTTGGGCGGGTCATTGAAGATATTCTTGTGCTTGTAGAGTGTAGTCAAGAGGGAGAGCTAGAAGGTCAAGTTCAGTATCTCCCGTGGTGA
- a CDS encoding Uma2 family endonuclease gives MTQTLPKLVTFEQFIEWYPSNGARYELHKGVIVEMPPPTGEHENVVGFLAAQITFQFLQMGLPFRIPKTAFVKIQSNNSTYSPDILLLNHDNLVNEPLWSKQSTVIQAASIPLAVEVVSSNWRDDYYDKFRDYEEMEIPEYWIVDYAAIGGKRFTGNPKQKTITICELVDGDYQMTVFRENNFITSPLFPQLNLTAQQIFDSAL, from the coding sequence ATGACTCAAACCCTACCCAAGTTAGTAACCTTTGAACAATTTATCGAGTGGTACCCCTCAAACGGGGCGCGATATGAACTACATAAAGGAGTCATTGTAGAAATGCCACCCCCAACTGGTGAACACGAAAATGTTGTTGGATTTTTGGCGGCACAAATAACCTTCCAGTTCTTGCAAATGGGACTTCCGTTTCGCATCCCCAAAACTGCCTTTGTCAAAATTCAGAGCAATAACTCAACCTATTCTCCTGACATTTTGCTATTAAATCATGACAATCTCGTGAATGAACCTCTGTGGAGCAAGCAATCTACTGTTATTCAAGCTGCATCTATCCCACTAGCTGTTGAAGTTGTTAGTAGCAACTGGCGAGACGACTACTATGACAAGTTCAGGGATTACGAAGAGATGGAGATTCCTGAGTATTGGATTGTAGATTATGCTGCGATCGGTGGCAAAAGATTTACTGGTAATCCTAAACAAAAAACCATTACAATTTGCGAATTAGTTGATGGAGATTATCAAATGACTGTGTTTAGGGAAAATAATTTTATTACATCGCCTTTATTCCCCCAACTCAACTTGACAGCACAGCAAATTTTTGATTCTGCTTTGTAA
- the urtE gene encoding urea ABC transporter ATP-binding subunit UrtE: protein MLKISNLNVYYGESHILRNVDLTVPSGQMVCLIGRNGVGKTTLLKTIMGLLKPRSGTINLAEQLINSKSPDQRAKLGIGYVPQGREIIPRLTVKENLLLGLEARRKPVKKAEIPEEIFSLFPVLKTMLSRMGGDLSGGQQQQLAIARALMGEPQLLVLDEPTEGIQPSIILEIEAAVRGIVKTTGISVLLVEQHLHFVRQADYYYAMQKGGIVASGSTDELSQDVIQRFLAV, encoded by the coding sequence ATGCTAAAAATCTCTAACCTCAACGTTTACTACGGCGAAAGCCACATTCTCCGCAACGTAGATTTAACCGTACCATCCGGGCAAATGGTCTGCCTAATCGGACGCAATGGCGTAGGAAAAACCACCCTACTCAAAACCATCATGGGATTACTCAAACCCCGCAGCGGTACAATTAATTTAGCTGAACAATTAATCAACTCCAAATCTCCAGACCAAAGAGCCAAGTTAGGAATTGGTTATGTTCCCCAAGGACGAGAAATTATCCCCCGTTTAACAGTCAAAGAAAATCTGCTGCTGGGGTTAGAAGCCAGACGCAAACCAGTCAAAAAAGCAGAAATTCCCGAAGAAATTTTTAGCTTATTTCCGGTGTTAAAAACCATGCTTTCACGGATGGGTGGTGATTTGAGTGGGGGACAGCAGCAACAACTGGCGATCGCTCGTGCTTTAATGGGAGAACCTCAGCTACTTGTCTTAGACGAACCCACTGAAGGTATTCAACCCTCCATCATCCTAGAAATTGAAGCCGCAGTCCGTGGCATCGTCAAAACCACAGGCATTTCTGTATTATTAGTAGAGCAACATTTACACTTTGTCCGTCAAGCTGATTACTATTACGCCATGCAAAAAGGCGGTATAGTCGCCTCCGGTTCCACCGACGAACTCAGTCAAGATGTGATTCAACGTTTTTTAGCGGTTTAG
- a CDS encoding cytochrome P450 produces the protein MKSNQIPPGSFGLPVLGETLSFVLDPDFGKKRYRQYGSIFKTHILGRPTVVMVGPEALEFVLSSHMENFSWREGWPANFKILLGESLFLQDGEEHRRNRRLMMPALHGPALANYVATMEDITRSYLQKWEKQQEFTWFQEFKQLTFDIASQLLLGTPPGAEGVRLSKLFANLTNGLFAINTLPLPFTTFGKALAARNQVLEQITQIVRERQQNPTKDALSLLIQARDEDGNSLSEKELVAQALLLLFAGHETTTSMLTWLCVELARHPEVLEKAREEQLQLANKGDLDLEQLGKMPYLEQVLWEVERLYQSVGGGFRGVIKDFEFKGFHVPAGWQLYYSIRTTHQIEEIYSQPERFDPERFSPQRQEHKKYPFSLVGFGGGPRVCIGIAFAKMEMKIVASHLLRNYHWEILPNQNLDSVQLPTNHPKDGLRVRFQRR, from the coding sequence ATGAAAAGTAATCAAATTCCTCCTGGAAGCTTTGGTCTACCTGTATTAGGTGAAACACTTTCCTTTGTTCTTGACCCCGATTTTGGCAAAAAGCGCTATCGCCAGTATGGGTCTATCTTCAAAACTCATATTCTTGGTAGACCAACTGTGGTGATGGTGGGGCCAGAGGCGTTAGAGTTCGTTTTGTCAAGCCATATGGAGAATTTTTCTTGGCGCGAGGGATGGCCTGCTAATTTCAAAATATTGCTGGGTGAATCGCTGTTTTTGCAAGATGGAGAAGAACATCGCAGAAATCGCCGCTTGATGATGCCGGCGTTGCATGGCCCTGCATTGGCGAACTATGTCGCCACTATGGAAGATATTACACGTAGTTATTTACAAAAGTGGGAGAAGCAGCAGGAGTTTACCTGGTTTCAAGAGTTTAAACAACTTACTTTTGATATTGCTAGTCAATTATTATTGGGTACGCCTCCCGGCGCCGAAGGTGTGCGCCTGAGCAAGTTGTTTGCAAATTTGACCAATGGACTGTTTGCAATTAATACCTTGCCTTTACCATTTACAACATTTGGGAAAGCTTTAGCGGCTCGTAATCAAGTTTTAGAGCAGATAACTCAAATTGTCCGAGAACGCCAACAAAATCCAACCAAGGATGCTCTGAGTTTGTTAATCCAAGCTAGAGATGAAGATGGTAACAGTTTAAGTGAAAAGGAACTCGTAGCCCAAGCACTGCTATTACTTTTTGCTGGACATGAAACAACGACTTCGATGCTGACTTGGTTATGTGTAGAATTAGCGCGTCATCCTGAAGTTTTGGAAAAAGCTAGGGAAGAACAATTACAACTTGCAAATAAAGGTGATTTAGATTTAGAACAATTAGGAAAAATGCCTTATTTAGAGCAGGTTTTGTGGGAAGTTGAAAGATTGTATCAATCTGTGGGCGGTGGATTTAGAGGTGTAATTAAAGACTTTGAATTTAAAGGTTTTCATGTACCTGCTGGTTGGCAGCTATATTATTCAATTAGAACTACTCACCAAATTGAAGAAATTTATTCTCAGCCAGAACGTTTTGATCCTGAGCGTTTCAGTCCTCAACGCCAAGAACACAAAAAATATCCTTTTAGTTTAGTTGGTTTCGGTGGTGGCCCCCGTGTTTGTATTGGTATAGCTTTTGCCAAAATGGAAATGAAAATAGTGGCTTCCCATCTTCTGAGGAACTATCATTGGGAAATCTTGCCTAACCAAAATTTAGATTCTGTGCAGTTGCCCACAAATCACCCGAAAGATGGGTTGCGAGTTCGATTTCAACGGCGGTGA